A single window of Colletotrichum higginsianum IMI 349063 chromosome 8, whole genome shotgun sequence DNA harbors:
- a CDS encoding Amino acid transporter, translating into MEKSEYGTADKAVQENSSMEQVQQQPSVTSGESVHEKKPWWHPVIEPGSAVQIIIAAAIAVAIGLGVKTAHPDIPSAATTILIIPGNLWLRALKAVVLPLIVTAMILAVQKLKEISNGGAKLAKWTIGYYVITTIVAIVHSIIMTSQVWARLMNVASAESIATDSMSEKDQESYESRKDQDIPATVTELFNSLIPANVVDALASDHLLAVLVSAVVVGYLIDDRGGRSAIIKAVREVETLIMVIITFLIKLAPIGVFFLILPNMFKLDINDIGVNLGILMGGAISSMLLHLFVILPIIFFAFTRQNPYTVWFSCSPAWLTAWGTASSAATLSVTMRCCRETLKIPETVNKFAVPLGCLVNMDGTAIYFPIVVVFLAQTQGHVLNAADYIIILLLSTLASIGTTPIPSSSLVLTVMISSSVGIPPSGMYGVVVAIDWFIDRFRTATNVSGDLFAAVIVTKMTGITDPDDGSEDVVREFSQNQNDERV; encoded by the exons ATGGAGAAGTCGGAGTACGGAAccgccgacaaggccgtcCAGGAGAACTCCTCCATGGAGCaggtccagcagcagccctcTGTGACGTCGGGGGAGTCTGTCcacgagaagaagccgtgGTGGCACCCGGTCATCGAGCCCGGTTCCGCCGTGCAgatcatcatcgccgccgccatcgccgtcgccatcggcctGGGTGTCAAGACCGCCCACCCGGACATCCCATCGGCGGCCACCACCATTCTCATCATCCCCGGTAACCTCTGGCTGCgcgccctcaaggccgtcg TCCTGCCCCTCATCGTCACGGCCATGATTCTCGCCGTccagaagctcaaggagatctccaacggcggcgccaaaCTCGCCAAATGGACCATCGGCTACTAcgtcatcaccaccatcgtGGCCATCGTCCACTCCATCATCATGACCTCCCAGGTCTGGGCCCGGCTCATGAACGTTGCCTCGGCCGAGTCCATCGCCACGGACAGCATGTCTGAGAAGGACCAAGAGTCGTACGAGTCGCGCAAGGACCAGGACATCCCCGCCACCGTCACGGAGCTCTTCAACTCGCTGATTCCGgccaacgtcgtcgacgccctcgcaTCCGACCACCTGCTCGCCGTGCTCGtcagcgccgtcgtcgtcggctacCTCATTGAcgaccgcggcggccgctCCGCCATCATCAAGGCCGTCCGCGAGGTCGAGACCCTCATCATGGTCATCATCACCTTCCTCATCAAGCTCGCTCCCATCGgtgtcttcttcctcatcttgCCCAACATGTTCAAGCTCGACATAAACGACATCGGCGTCaacctcggcatcctcaTGGGCGGCGCCATCAGCTCCATGTTGCTGCACCTCTTCGTCATCCTGCCCATCATCTTCTTTGCCTTCACCCGCCAGAACCCCTACACTGTGTGGTTCAGCTGCTCGCCCGCCTGGCTGACCGCCTGGGGCACCgcctcttccgccgccaccctGTCCGTCACCATGCGCTGCTGCCGCGAGACTCTCAAGATCCCCGAGACGGTCAACAAGTTCGCCGTACCCCTGGGCTGCCTCGTCAACATGGACGGCACCGCCATCTACttccccatcgtcgtcgtcttcctcgcccagACCCAGGGCCACGttctcaacgccgccgactACATCATCATCCTGCTGCTGTCGACCCTGGCCTCCATCGGGACGACGCCCATCCCCAGCTCCTCGCTTGTGCTGACCGTCATGATCTCGTCGAGCGTCGGCATCCCGCCCAGTGGAATGtacggcgtcgtcgttgccaTCGACTGGTTCATCGACCGCTTCCGCACTGCCACCAACGTCAGCGGTGACTtgttcgccgccgtcatcgttACCAAGATGACTGGCATCACTGaccccgacgacggctcAGAGGATGTTGTTCGGGAGTTCAGCCAGAACCAGAACGATGAGCGTGTCTAA
- a CDS encoding Non-histone chromosomal protein 6: MPKAATKRGAAGKVDKKRAKKDPNAPKRGLSAYMFFANEQRENVREENPGISFGQVGKILGERWKALNEKQRQPYEAKAATDKKRYEDEKQAYNSI, from the exons ATGCCCAAAGCTGCTACCAAGCGAGGCGcggccggcaaggtcgacaagaagCGCGCCAAGAAGG ACCCCAACGCTCCTAAGCGTGGCCTGTCCGCTTACATGTTCTTCGCCAACGAGCAGCGTGAGAACGTCCGCGAGGAGAACCCCGGCATTTCCTTCGGCCAGGTCGGCAAGATCCTCGGTGAGCGCTGGAAGGCCCTCAACGAGAAGCAGCGTCAGCCCTACGAGGCCAAGGCTGCCACCGACAAGAAGCGTtacgaggacgagaagcaaGCCTACAAC TCCATCTGA
- a CDS encoding Vacuolar sorting protein VPS1: MAVSGPIKPTAPTLGLRSQRSTQRLNQIEKIRANGIGDLVDLPQLVVCGDQSAGKSSVLEGITGIPFPRQEGLCTRFPTEIILRHSNEPLRTKASIRPHSGRSAEMARTLRSYEREMKEDLSDLPVAIEEVSKLMGIRGFTDSQTDAAFASDALRIEVTGPTGLQLSIVDLPGLISVANEEQSEADVEAVHAMVRGYLSSSRTIILAVVQASNDIANQGIMKIAREYDPDGQRTVGIITKPDLINAGTEAKLASIAKNKDSIKLKLGFFLLKNPSPAEMKASSTKLSRAEREMNFFLSAVWKAQDLDMSRVGIENLKVFLQELLDEHLEREMPKLKGEIRRVLESKEKELEAMGPERRSLGDIRSFMTNLSMRYFTLAQAALEGNYHSSDAQFFDKKNGTRLRSLVHQQNGQFAALIRTRGHKRDMLSDGEDLETVKGSDADPQLVVSRGEMISWIQETYLQTRGRELPGNYNHVLLAELFHEQSSPWRKIAENHVSEVVDGVCKWVHQAVFCLFPEDRLRRDLEMICQERLERCRAHAFEELRKILLDEERHPITYNHYYTDNIQKARTDSQKAAFQGVMNGLTSRYDMRISEDRDQLIKILQPKMCVNMDQQACEEALAGLNAYYKVAMKTFVDNVCRQVIERHILGPLPEIFYPNTVSQFSDEELLRIGSESERETSRRQKLGEAAEGLRNSLLELQGFSG; this comes from the exons ATGGCAGTTTCAGGCCCCATTAAGCCCACGGCCCCGACTTTGGGCCTGCGTTCTCAGCGTTCAACCCAGCGCCTCAACCAGATTGAGAAGATCAGAGCCAACGGCATCGGCGATCTCGTGGACCTGCCACAGCTGGTCGTGTGCGGCGATCAGTCCGCCGGCAAAAGCTCTGTTCTCGAGGGCATCACCGGCATACCGTTCCCTCGACAAGAGGGGCTTTGCACCCGGTTTCCCACGGAGATCATCCTACGCCATTCCAATGAGCCGTTGAGGACCAAGGCATCCATCCGTCCTCACTCCGGTCGCTCGGCGGAGATGGCAAGGACCCTTCGCAGCTATGAGCGCGAGATGAAGGAAGACCTTTCGGACCTTCCGGTCGCCATCGAGGAAGTTTCTAAGCTCATGGGTATCCGTGGCTTCACCGACTCCCAGACCGACGCAGCTTTCGCCTCGGACGCCCTCCGTATCGAGGTCACGGGTCCCACGGGTTTACAGCTCAGCATCGTCGACCTCCCCGGCCTCATCTCCGTCGCAAACGAGGAGCAGTCTGAGGCGGATGTCGAAGCCGTCCACGCCATGGTCAGGGGCTACCTGTCCAGCTCCAGgaccatcatcctcgccgtcgtccaggcAAGCAACGACATCGCCAACCAGGGCATCATGAAAATCGCCCGCGAGTACGATCCGGACGGCCAGCGCACAGTCGGCATCATCACTAAGCCCGATCTTATCAACGCCGGCACCGAGGCCAAACTGGCCAGCATCGCCAAGAACAAGGACTCAATCAAGCTGAAGCTAGGCTTCTTCCTACTCAAGAACCCAAGTCCTGCCGAGATGAAGGCGTCGAGCACGAAGCTGAGCCGTGCCGAGCGGGAAATGAACTTTTTCTTGTCGGCGGTTTGGAAAGCCCAGGATCTCGACATGAGCcgcgtcggcatcgagaaCCTCAAGGTGTTTTTGCAGGAGCTCTTGGATGAGCACCTCGAGAGGGAGATGCCCAAGCTCAAGGGCGAAATCAGACGTGTCTTGGAATCCAAGGAGAAAGAGCTCGAAGCCATGGGACCTGAGCGCCGGTCCCTGGGGGATATCCGATCCTTCATGACAAACCTGAGCATGCGGTACTTCACgctcgcccaggccgccctcgaagGAAACTACCATAGCTCGGACGCGCAGTTCTTCGACAAGAAGAACGGGACTCGGCTCCGTTCTCTCGTCCATCAGCAAAATGGCCAGTTCGCCGCCCTGATCCGTACGCGTGGCCACAAACGGGACATGCTgagcgacggcgaggatctcgagACCGTGAAAGGCAGTGATGCGGATCCACAGCTGGTGGTCAGCAGAGGCGAGATGATCTCATGGATTCAAGAA ACATATTTGCAGACGAGGGGCCGTGAGCTGCCGGGTAACTACAACCACGTCCTTCTTGCCGAGCTCTTCCATGAACAGTCCAGCCCGTGGCGCAAGATCGCTGAGAATCACGTCTCGGAGGTTGTGGACGGGGTCTGCAAATGGGTCCATCAGGCCGTCTTCTGCCTCTTCCCCGAGGACCGCCTGCGACGAGACCTGGAGATGATCTGTCAAGAGCGGCTGGAGAGGTGCAGAGCTCACGCGTTTGAAGAGTTGCGCAAGATATTGCTTGACGAGGAGCGGCATCCCATCACGTACAACCACTACTACACGGACAACATCCAGAAAGCCCGCACCGATTCGCAAAAGGCAGCCTTCCAGGGCGTCATGAATGGCTTGACGTCGAGATACGACATGAGGATCTCCGAGGACAGAGACCAGCTTATTAAGATATTGCAGCCTAAGATGTGCGTCAACATGGACCAACAGGCCTGCGAAGAAGCTCTGGCTGGACTGAACGCGTATTACAAG GTTGCGATGAAGACTTTCGTGGACAACGTGTGTCGGCAGGTGATTGAGCGACACATCTTGGGCCCGCTGCCAGAGATTTTCTATCCCAACACAGTCTCCCAATTTTCAGACGAGGAGCTGCTTCGTATCGGCTCCGAGTCCGAGCGAGAGACTTCACGACGTCAGAAGCTGGGtgaggcggccgagggacTTCGGAATAGCCTCCTAGAGCTGCAGGGCTTCTCAGGTTAG
- a CDS encoding Autophagy-related protein 11: MATEVLIAHTGQRLQVDTTQFTTLDDLKAWIARQASIPPHQIVALTAQGRGVKLQTLHHETEIYIYDLRISQPTPPGAASSPNSELPLPKRYAIPNAPNYIGNIRILSEWQALCKERQAWALGIVDDSARMADEIQERYSEMDVIIKCLDAAVANLEISVKQIEPKYAELRKWVQPALEEYEQLAENWEHYLTIARNVPIAASMVRFMTSRDLTKKQATLEDLIEQDTAKKSGRFAPSSLKKFSTKAADLDKAADRMYGALRQLIGDFDNLVGRSALTHSGEAAQLLQDLEAVAKKIQTDYHVMMEYSDTQPNVLQASRTAENHTSRLIPTLKKRAAEMDDMLNYATQARNAIASDSVGFMRNITEITTLHSSVKNQISVLNQAEDDMTTFDYLRLIHQLPYMYASFVSEAVRRREWSDKIKTDSSTLANEMALFQDEESKRRRKWHKMVGSMYGRDKVEANILGLEVNLLGEEETWPSMTKRDLEEFLEHLQRQQAEVDIIDDVTKLVNELSSPTKQQSKRLKAFKNGSIHEAALGRSGLMIRGDDDLLRSLQDDKSKLENKLKTADSRVRRLEDLLHRQSAASRPGIGGLFGHERNDSTNSIKSMAPSEDHHRATGHPEALLQRIQQLENELSNRQSPDNSEALTLRIQQLESELNNRPASQGSEIQSQRIQQLELELNAEKEKCAAFEKDLSVRATAHDDVKGRMEEANSTKKELLENMEALQREFVEERKSLENEIKGLKARIEDTEDEIENFDESRENEKATYIERMHELEAEVERLQKEQKDEALKTQGQVEFLRNEARLQREQNESLDKQLRTANDEAKKLAKILGSTQDTADTQLKALRDVHDQLSPNDDITEDLNDLIDALVYRATDVAAKMKTLESDKSILKADLEQAEEHTKVLKTEVSETKDKLVLEEDNSRQLRENLDEEKAKVAALEQEAAESREQLDQLRAKIADGETGSESLRKKLDEGQERISSLTEELASRQSQVGSLEEELRLCKEKMDKSRAKLAAVFSHFESRSEKTKDLTQRLYSQNDRLCRLLERLGFAVTRQNSTMTIQKVPRSERGTTSQMHNANDSSDPSQSMIRRSGMLISRTLADSTDLELLYWMNGTDTDTETDKYEAFMTRLGSFDMDLFAETVYRRVKDVEHLARKLQRDARAYREKAHTLQRDSHEKIAFKHFKEGDLALFLPTRNQTAGAWAAFNVGFPHYFLRETDAHRLRSREWLVARITRIQERVVDLSKSLHKQLPDNDSVNGEEDDNPFQLSDGLRWYLIDAHEDKPGAPATPGLGKSTIAANTVEAMADMHTHAQANGKDKQRANPHSIEGVSKALSKSLESRRSSSNSKKALPFAVGGGAALLKGNALGSETNSLRAVAPDTPTETSPPGDLLGSSANGHEHLGQAGQASSPLAEEGHPAQAGDERPTSPEVRSTIDSLIGP; the protein is encoded by the exons ATGGCGACGGAGGTGTTGATAGCCCATACGGGCCAGCGCCTGCAGGTGGACACGACGCAGTTCACCAC GCTCGATGATCTCAAGGCCTGGATCGCAAGGCAGGCGTCGATTCCGCCGCATCAGATTGTTGCTTTGACTGCTCAGGGACGAGGCGTCAAGTTGCAGACCCTTCACCATGAA ACGGAGATCTACATCTACGACCTCCGGATATCGCAACCCACACCCCCGGGCGCCGCCTCGTCTCCCAACTCCGAACTGCCCCTCCCGAAGCGATACGCCATCCCGAACGCCCCCAACTACATCGGTAACATCCGCATCCTGTCAGAATGGCAAGCCCTTTGCAAGGAGCGCCAGGCATGGgctctcggcatcgtcgatGACTCAGCGCGTATGGCGGACGAGATCCAGGAGCGATACAGCGAGATGGACGTCATCATCAAATGCCTCGACGCGGCAGTGGCCAATCTGGAGATTAGTGTGAAGCAGATCGAGCCCAAGTACGCGGAGTTGAGGAAATGGGTGCAGCCCGCACTGGAAGAGTACGAGCAGCTCGCTGAGAACTGGGAGCACTACCTCACTATTGCGCGCAACGTGCCCATCGCTGCCTCCATGGTGCGTTTCATGACGTCGCGGGACCTCACGAAGAAGCAGGCGACGCTCGAAGACCTAATCGAGCAGGACACGGCCAAGAAGTCAGGACGCTTTGCGCCGTCATCGTTGAAGAAGTTCAgcaccaaggccgccgatCTGGACAAGGCTGCGGATAGGATGTACGGAGCGCTGCGGCAACTGATCGGGGACTTCGACAACCTCGTGGGCCGATCCGCGTTAACGCACAGCGGCGAGGCAGCACAGTTGCTCCAGGACCTCGAAGCTGTGGCCAAAAAGATCCAGACGGACTACCACGTCATGATGGAGTACTCTGACACCCAACCCAATGTCCTCCAGGCGTCGCGGACGGCCGAGAACCACACATCGCGTTTGATACCCACCTTGAAGAAACGCGCTGCGGAAATGGACGATATGCTGAACTACGCCACGCAGGCGCGGAACGCCATTGCCTCGGACTCCGTCGGCTTCATGCGGAATATTACTGAGATCACCACATTGCACAGCAGCGTTAAGAATCAAATCAGCGTTCTGAACcaggccgaagacgacatGACGACATTTGATTATCTGCGCCTAATCCACCAGCTTCCATACATGTACGCCTCTTTCGTCTCCGAAGCAGTCCGTCGCCGTGAATGGTCCGACAAGATCAAGACGGATTCGTCAACACTGGCCAACGAGATGGCCTTGTTCCAAGATGAGGAGtcgaaaaggaggaggaagtggCACAAGATGGTCGGCAGCATGTACGGCCGAGACAAGGTTGAGGCCAACATCTTGGGTCTCGAGGTCAACCTgctgggcgaggaagagacTTGGCCAAGCATGACCAAGCGCGACCTTGAAGAGTTCTTGGAGCACCTTCAAAGACAACAGGCCGAAGTTgacatcatcgacgacgtGACGAAGCTTGTCAATGAGCTGAGCAGCCCCACGAAGCAGCAGTCGAAGAGGCTGAAGGCCTTTAAGAATGGCAGTATCCACGAAGCTGCCCTTGGACGGAGCGGCTTGATGATCCGCGGTGACGATGATCTGCTTCGCAGTCTCCAGGATGACAAGTCGAAGCTCGAGAACAAGCTGAAGACGGCTGATAGCAGGGTACGGAGATTGGAGGACTTGCTTCATAGGCAAAGTGCGGCATCTCGGCCTGGCATCGGAGGCTTGTTCGGCCACGAAAGGAATGATTCGACAAACTCGATAAAGTCGATGGCGCCCTCAGAGGATCATCATCGTGCGACGGGCCATCCAGAGGCACTATTGCAGAGGATTCAACAGCTAGAAAATGAGCTGAGCAACCGTCAATCACCCGACAACTCGGAGGCATTGACCCTGAGAATACAGCAACTCGAAAGCGAACTCAACAACCGGCCAGCTTCTCAAGGTTCTGAGATCCAGTCGCAAAGGATACAACAGCTCGAACTTGAACTCAATGCGGAAAAGGAGAAGTGTGCAGCATTCGAAAAGGATCTCAGCGTCAGGGCTACCGCccacgacgacgtcaaggGCCGGATGGAAGAGGCCAACTCTACCAAAAAGGAACTCCTCGAGAACATGGAGGCCTTGCAGCGGGAGTTCGTCGAAGAGCGGAAGTCGCTCGAGAACGAGATCAAGGGACTCAAGGCGCGTATAGAAGACACCGAAGACGAGATTGAGAACTTTGACGAGTCAAGAGAGAACGAAAAGGCCACGTACATCGAGAGGATGCACGAGCTGGAAGCCGAGGTCGAAAGGCTGCAGAAAGAGCAGAAGGACGAGGCCCTCAAGACCCAAGGCCAAGTCGAATTCCTACGCAACGAGGCACGGCTTCAGAGAGAGCAGAACGAGTCGCTCGATAAGCAGCTCCGAACGGCCAACGACGAGGCgaagaagctggccaagatcTTGGGTTCAACCCAGGACACCGCCGATACACAACTGAAGGCCCTTCGCGATGTTCACGACCAGCTGTCTCCCAACGACGACATCACAGAGGACCTTAACGATCTCATCGATGCCCTTGTCTACCGGGCTACAGATGTCGCGGCCAAGATGAAGACCCTGGAGAGCGACAAATCGATACTCAAGGCCGACCTTGAGCAAGCCGAGGAGCACACCAAGGTTTTAAAGACAGAGGTTTCTGAAACGAAGGACAAGCTCGTGCTTGAGGAGGATAACTCTAGGCAACTGAGAGAGAACTTGGATGAAGAGAAGGCCAAGGTGGCTGCTCTCGAACAAGAAGCAGCCGAGAGCCGGGAACAGCTGGACCAACTTCGCGCCAAGAttgccgatggcgagacCGGCTCGGAAAGCCTCAGGAAAAAGCTGGACGAAGGACAGGAGCGGATCAGCTCCCTCACCGAGGAGCTCGCATCCCGGCAATCCCAAGTGGGTAGTCTTGAAGAGGAGCTTCGGCTTTGTAAGGAAAAGATGGACAAGTCCCGAGCCAAGCTCGCGGCCGTCTTTAGCCATTTCGAGTCTAGGTCTGAGAAGACCAAGGACCTGACACAGCGTCTCTACTCCCAGAACGACCGACTCTGCAGGCTGCTGGAACGGCTGGGTTTCGCGGTCACGCGCCAAAACTCAACGATGACGATACAGAAGGTCCCAAGGTCTGAGAGAGGCACTACGAGCCAGATGCACAATGCGAACGACTCATCAGACCCCAGCCAATCAATGATCCGTCGCTCTGGCATGCTCATTAGTCGTACCTTGGCCGATAGCACCGACCTCGAGTTGTTGTACTGGATGAACGGCACCGACACCGACACGGAGACGGACAAGTACGAAGCCTTCATGACGCGTCTGGGCAGCTTCGACATGGACTTATTTGCCGAAACAGTATACAGGCGTGTCAAGGATGTCGAGCACCTCGCTCGAAAGCTCCAACGAGACGCGCGCGCGTACAGGGAGAAGGCGCATACCCTGCAGCGAGACTCGCATGAGAAGATTGCCTTTAAGCACTTTAAGGAAGGGGACCTCGCTCTATTTCTTCCGACGAGAAACCAGACAGCCGGGGCTTGGGCTGCGTTCAACGTGGGCTTCCCTCACTACTTCCTGCGCGAGACCGACGCGCATCGTCTGCGGTCTCGTGAATGGCTGGTCGCTCGCATCACTCGGATACAGGAGCGTGTCGTCGACCTCTCGAAGAGCCTGCACAAGCAACTGCCCGACAACGATTCGgtcaacggcgaggaggacgataACCCGTTCCAGCTTTCTGACGGCTTGCGATGGTATCTCATCGACGCGCACGAAGACAAGCCGGGCGCTCCCGCCACGCCTGGACTGGGCAAGTCCACGATCGCTGCGAACACTGTCGAGGCCATGGCGGACATGCACACGCATGCGCAGGCGAACGGCAAGGACAAGCAACGGGCGAACCCACACAGCATTGAAGGTGTCAGCAAAGCGCTGAGCAAGAGTCTCGAGAGCCGTCGGAGCAGTTCCAACTCCAAGAAAGCCCTGCCCTTCGCCGTTGGCGGAGGTGCGGCGCTGCTCAAGGGTAACGCGCTGGGCAGCGAAACCAACTCGCTCCGTGCAGTTGCGCCGGATACGCCAACGGAGACGAGCCCCCCCGGGGACCTTCTTGGATCGTCGGCGAATGGACACGAGCATTTGgggcaggctgggcaggccTCGAGCCCGCTTGCGGAAGAGGGCCATCCCGCGCAGGCGGGTGACGAGAGGCCCACCTCGCCCGAGGTACGAAGCACGATCGATTCCCTCATCGGCCCCTGA